A region from the Chromatiales bacterium 21-64-14 genome encodes:
- a CDS encoding peptide ABC transporter permease — protein sequence MVKPVFLWTDLLLYVLVAAVVALALYARQREHLRAPWRRVLQDRLGVAALVILSAYLAVGMLDSVHFRLAVEPASSGSAGRYSGQVLSLLDVMLTDLRTHDERTYSAPLATHLFSRETVERPDGREVRIYPRLRYGGAQLADPARDKWPDIEWTALRGAAAAALWWMGVTGLLVVVMAFRRGRAFISMLKAVLGGDTELPWNVALYTLGILMLFASVTGHLAVHYHVFGTDKVGEDVLYQTIKSIRTGLMIGTLTTLVMLPFALVLGIAAGYFRGWVDDVIQYLYTTLNSIPGVLLIAAAILMLEVYMANHPTMFETVIARADLRLLFLCIILGVTSWTGLCRLLRGEALKLRELDYVQAAQAFGVSHPRVLVRHILPNVMHIVLISVVLDFSGLVLAEAVLSYVGVGVDPSTYSWGNMINRARLELAREPVVWWSLLAAFLFMFVLVLSANLFADAVRDAFDPRLRKG from the coding sequence ATGGTAAAGCCGGTATTCCTGTGGACGGATCTGCTGCTCTATGTGCTGGTCGCGGCCGTAGTGGCCCTGGCTCTGTATGCACGCCAGCGCGAGCACCTGCGGGCGCCGTGGCGCCGGGTCCTGCAGGATCGGCTAGGGGTGGCGGCGCTGGTGATTTTGAGCGCCTACCTCGCGGTGGGGATGCTGGACTCGGTGCACTTCCGCCTTGCGGTGGAGCCCGCATCATCGGGGTCCGCCGGTCGCTACTCCGGTCAGGTACTGAGTCTGCTTGACGTGATGCTCACGGACCTGCGCACCCACGACGAGCGTACCTATTCTGCGCCACTGGCGACGCACCTGTTCAGCCGGGAGACCGTGGAGCGTCCGGATGGGCGCGAGGTCCGGATCTACCCGCGGTTGCGTTACGGCGGGGCACAACTTGCGGATCCGGCCCGCGATAAGTGGCCGGACATCGAGTGGACCGCGCTACGTGGTGCGGCAGCCGCGGCCTTGTGGTGGATGGGTGTGACCGGCCTGCTCGTGGTGGTCATGGCGTTCCGCAGGGGTCGCGCTTTCATTTCCATGCTGAAGGCAGTGCTGGGCGGTGATACAGAATTGCCTTGGAACGTGGCACTCTACACCCTCGGCATACTGATGCTCTTCGCTTCCGTTACCGGTCATCTGGCGGTGCACTATCACGTGTTTGGTACCGACAAGGTCGGCGAGGACGTGCTTTATCAGACCATCAAGAGCATTCGGACCGGGTTGATGATCGGCACATTGACCACCCTGGTGATGTTGCCCTTCGCGCTTGTGCTGGGGATTGCAGCAGGCTATTTTCGCGGTTGGGTTGATGACGTGATTCAGTATCTCTATACGACCCTCAATTCGATACCCGGCGTACTGTTGATTGCGGCCGCGATTCTTATGCTGGAGGTCTACATGGCGAATCATCCAACCATGTTTGAGACAGTGATCGCGCGCGCCGATCTGCGCCTGCTGTTCCTGTGCATTATCCTGGGAGTTACGAGCTGGACGGGACTGTGCCGGCTGCTGCGCGGCGAGGCCCTCAAACTGCGTGAGCTGGACTACGTGCAGGCGGCGCAGGCATTTGGCGTGAGTCATCCGCGGGTGCTGGTGCGCCACATCCTGCCCAATGTGATGCACATCGTGCTGATCTCGGTGGTCCTGGATTTCAGTGGTTTGGTGCTTGCGGAGGCGGTACTGTCCTATGTCGGCGTCGGGGTGGATCCCAGCACTTACAGTTGGGGCAATATGATCAACCGCGCACGGCTGGAGCTGGCGCGGGAGCCGGTTGTGTGGTGGTCCTTGTTGGCGGCTTTCCTGTTCATGTTTGTTCTGGTACTGTCGGCAAACTTGTTCGCCGACGCGGTGCGCGACGCCTTTGACCCCCGGCTGCGTAAAGGTTGA
- a CDS encoding peptide ABC transporter permease: MLAYVIRRVLYAIPILIGVNLITFVLFFSVNSPDDIARMQLGVKRVTPEAIQIWKHERGYDLPMLYNSTQSGLERFTDTIFFQKSIRLFLFHFGRSDSGRDIGYDIRQRMWPSLAIAVPVFIVGLLTNITFALLIVFFRSTYVELSAVVLTVVLMSISSLFYIIAGQYLVGKLMHLVPISGYAGGFSAFKFLVLPVAVGVASGIGSGTRWYRTLFLEEYGKDYVRTARAKGLSEIQVLFRHVLKNGMVPILTGAVVILPLLFTGNLILESFFGIPGLGSYTIDAIQSQDFAIVRTMVFLGSVLYILGLLLTDISYTLVDPRIRLT, from the coding sequence ATGTTGGCCTATGTGATACGGCGCGTACTGTATGCAATTCCGATTCTGATCGGTGTAAACCTAATTACTTTCGTGTTGTTTTTTTCCGTGAATTCCCCGGACGATATTGCCCGTATGCAGCTCGGTGTCAAGCGCGTGACACCCGAGGCGATCCAGATATGGAAGCACGAGCGTGGCTACGATCTCCCCATGCTCTACAATTCCACCCAGTCCGGGTTGGAGAGGTTTACGGATACTATATTTTTCCAGAAATCGATTCGCCTCTTTCTGTTTCACTTCGGACGTTCGGACAGCGGACGGGATATCGGCTACGATATCCGCCAGCGCATGTGGCCAAGCTTGGCGATTGCCGTCCCGGTATTCATCGTCGGCCTGTTGACCAACATCACGTTTGCCCTGCTGATTGTGTTCTTCCGTTCCACTTACGTAGAACTGTCGGCGGTGGTTCTGACAGTGGTGTTGATGTCTATTTCGAGCCTGTTTTACATCATCGCCGGGCAGTATCTTGTCGGGAAACTAATGCACTTGGTCCCGATTTCCGGCTATGCGGGCGGTTTTAGCGCCTTCAAGTTCTTGGTGCTGCCGGTGGCGGTGGGCGTGGCATCCGGGATCGGATCAGGAACACGCTGGTACCGCACCTTGTTCCTGGAAGAATACGGAAAGGATTACGTGCGCACGGCGCGTGCCAAGGGTTTGTCCGAGATCCAGGTGCTGTTTCGCCATGTGCTCAAAAATGGCATGGTCCCGATTCTCACTGGTGCGGTAGTTATTCTGCCCCTGCTGTTCACCGGAAATCTGATTCTGGAATCCTTCTTTGGCATACCCGGACTGGGGAGCTATACCATCGACGCGATACAGAGCCAGGACTTTGCGATCGTTCGCACGATGGTGTTCTTGGGCTCGGTGCTCTACATCCTGGGGCTGTTGCTGACCGATATCTCCTATACCCTGGTAGATCCGCGGATCCGGCTGACATGA
- a CDS encoding peptide ABC transporter substrate-binding protein — protein sequence MALAMVVLGSVCLGGCSKAPWNDPYPAADARANVLYSAFSERPKHLDPARAYNANEYEFISQIYEPPLQYQYLKRPYQLVPLTATRMPRAVYLDHAGRPLPADTPPDQIAYTVYEIHIKPGILYQPHPAFARDASGRWVYRHLTPGEVSEIDTLSDFHATGTRELVAADYVYEIKRLADPELHSPIYGLMSGYIVGLRRLAAALQKARNSQPKGYLDLNRYPLEGAQVVNRYTYRIKIRGKYPQFLYWLAMPFFAPVPPEVVRFYAQPGLAERNISLDWYPVGTGPYMLTENNPNRRMVLSRNPNFHHETYPREGAPGDREQGLLADAGRPLPFVNRVVFSLEKESIPYWTKFLQGYYDVSGISSDSFDQAVQIGGQGQVSLTPAMKAKGIALRTSVAPAIYYMGFNMLDPTVGGYSEAARKLRQAISIAVNYEEYVAIFRNGRGIAAQGPLPPGIFGYRQGPQGIDRYVYDWKDGRPQRKTVADARNLLAQAGYPGGVDRKTGVPLILYLDIASNSGPDEKALLDWYRKQFAKLGIQLVVRSTFYNRFQDKMQKGTEQIFLWGWTADYPDPENFLFLLYGPNGKVEHGGENAANYQNPAFDRLFDQMKNMDNGPGRQAVIDRMVRIADRDAPWVWGFHPKEFRLYHAWDHNVKPNLMANNTLKYIRIDPDLRAKLRRRWNRPVLWPLLALVALFTLPALATYLYREHRRPGGSAAD from the coding sequence ATGGCTCTGGCCATGGTGGTCCTTGGATCAGTGTGTTTGGGGGGGTGTAGCAAGGCCCCCTGGAACGATCCGTATCCCGCGGCGGATGCACGGGCCAACGTGCTCTACAGTGCGTTCTCGGAGCGCCCGAAACACCTGGATCCGGCGCGGGCATACAACGCCAACGAATATGAGTTCATTTCGCAGATTTACGAACCACCGTTGCAATATCAATATCTGAAACGTCCTTATCAGCTTGTCCCCCTAACCGCCACACGGATGCCACGGGCGGTATATCTGGATCACGCGGGCCGGCCATTGCCCGCGGATACGCCGCCTGACCAGATTGCCTATACGGTATATGAGATCCATATCAAGCCCGGGATACTCTACCAGCCGCATCCCGCCTTCGCCCGGGACGCCAGCGGCCGGTGGGTCTACCGGCACCTGACGCCGGGCGAAGTGAGTGAGATCGACACCCTTTCGGATTTTCACGCGACCGGCACCCGGGAGCTGGTGGCGGCGGACTACGTATACGAGATCAAGCGGCTGGCGGATCCCGAACTGCATTCGCCGATCTATGGCCTGATGAGTGGATACATCGTCGGCTTGCGGCGCCTCGCGGCCGCACTCCAGAAAGCCCGGAACAGTCAGCCGAAGGGCTACCTGGATCTGAATCGCTACCCCCTGGAGGGTGCACAGGTGGTGAATCGCTACACCTATCGCATCAAGATCCGCGGCAAGTACCCCCAGTTTCTCTACTGGCTGGCGATGCCCTTCTTTGCACCGGTACCGCCGGAGGTGGTGCGGTTCTACGCGCAGCCGGGACTGGCCGAACGCAATATTTCGCTGGACTGGTATCCGGTAGGTACCGGCCCGTACATGCTGACTGAAAACAATCCCAACCGGCGTATGGTGCTCAGCCGGAACCCGAATTTTCACCATGAGACCTACCCGCGGGAAGGCGCCCCGGGGGATCGGGAACAAGGGCTGCTCGCGGATGCCGGGCGACCGCTTCCGTTTGTGAATCGCGTGGTGTTCAGTCTGGAGAAGGAGAGTATCCCATACTGGACCAAGTTTCTGCAGGGATACTATGACGTGTCCGGGATCTCCTCGGACAGTTTCGATCAGGCGGTGCAGATCGGGGGCCAGGGGCAGGTGAGCCTGACGCCGGCCATGAAGGCCAAAGGCATTGCGCTACGCACCAGCGTGGCGCCGGCGATCTACTACATGGGCTTCAATATGCTGGATCCCACCGTGGGCGGTTACTCCGAGGCGGCACGTAAGCTGCGCCAGGCAATCTCCATTGCCGTCAATTACGAGGAATACGTGGCGATATTCCGCAACGGACGCGGGATCGCCGCCCAGGGTCCGTTGCCCCCCGGCATTTTCGGTTACCGCCAGGGGCCGCAGGGGATTGATCGCTACGTCTATGATTGGAAGGACGGTCGGCCCCAGCGCAAGACCGTGGCCGATGCACGCAACCTCCTTGCTCAAGCCGGTTACCCCGGCGGCGTGGACCGCAAGACCGGTGTTCCGCTGATCCTGTACCTGGATATCGCCTCCAACTCCGGGCCGGACGAAAAGGCGCTGCTGGATTGGTATCGGAAGCAGTTCGCGAAACTTGGCATACAACTCGTGGTCCGGAGCACTTTCTACAATCGTTTCCAGGACAAGATGCAGAAGGGGACGGAGCAGATATTCCTGTGGGGTTGGACTGCCGACTATCCGGACCCGGAGAACTTCCTGTTTCTGCTCTATGGGCCTAACGGCAAGGTCGAGCACGGCGGGGAGAATGCGGCCAATTACCAAAATCCCGCATTCGACCGTTTGTTCGACCAGATGAAGAATATGGATAATGGTCCGGGACGCCAGGCCGTTATCGACCGGATGGTGCGTATCGCGGACCGCGACGCGCCGTGGGTCTGGGGTTTTCATCCCAAGGAGTTTCGCCTTTATCATGCCTGGGACCACAACGTGAAGCCGAACCTGATGGCAAACAACACATTAAAATACATACGGATCGACCCAGACTTGCGTGCCAAGCTGCGGCGTCGCTGGAACCGGCCGGTACTGTGGCCGTTGCTGGCCTTGGTGGCGCTGTTCACGCTCCCGGCACTCGCGACCTATTTGTACCGGGAACACCGCCGCCCCGGTGGCTCCGCGGCCGACTGA